The Elaeis guineensis isolate ETL-2024a chromosome 3, EG11, whole genome shotgun sequence region gCCCTGCACCTAAACCAATCAACAATgtaatttatatttgattagcTAAGATAAATCCCAAGTTTTCAATCCAAAGAGATTTCAGACTGAGTTGGGCAAGGACAAGCTGGATTTGGTTAGCTGAAATAGGTTTTGACTGAGTTGCCTTACAAATTTTACTATAgagaactttttttttaattatatttggaaCACTTGGTTATAATTAACACAGCTCATGTTCGTGATTGCCCAAAACCCTGCCTGAGTTGTCTTGATTTGATAATTATCAACCCAAAATTCAATTTATATTAGGGAGATGTCGATGCTATCAGCCTAAGCTGGGTTAGGTTTGTCTTAACCTGGACCAAGTTGCACCTCTCTCTCCTCACTGCCTCCTACTTTGACCCCTTTTCAAACCCTCGCGAGCGAAGACTTTGAACGACTACTTTTCTTCCTCTGAATGTTTCTGGCTGCTCGATTCGCTATACCATTCCATACTTTCCGCACCAAATCTCTCTCACTTTCTTCCCCTCGTTCTCGTCCTCTCGCGTCCGACCCCACCTGCTCCAAATAACGCGAATAAACCATAAGAACCCGAGCAGGAAAGAAATATAGATGGCAACGACACCTCCAAAAGTGAGGGCTGTATGCCTCTCCCCATCTCACTCATGGACTCCGTCTTTCTCCTTGGCGCCGAGGCCCGCGGGTGCTTCCTCCAGAGCGCAGCACGGATCCTCGGATGCTCGTATATTTGCCTGTGGACGCCGCTTCCCCACCAATCCAAGTATGTCAGTCaccctctctcctctcctctttccGCCGTCTTAATTTCTTCCCTCTAAAGCCATCTGTCCTCTTTACCACTTAATTAATTAATCTTGGTTGCATGCACTTCCATCAGTCACTTGGCCTCCATCGGCGGATGGCACCACGAGGACGACAGCAGCCACCCCAGCTCTTCATCGGGCAGCCTCTCCCGGAGGCTCTTCGAGGCCTACCGGAATTCGGCTTTCAGCATGGACAGCGGGTACGTACGTGGCTAAAAGTCCCTGAAACGAAGCTGTATATAAATGAGCATGCGTTGCTTGATGCCTATATACGTTCTGTCTTGTTGATACGGGCTTTTGATTTTTCCGTTTCAAGGTGTGTCCCTGGGTTGGCCTACAAGGGAAGGATCCCATATATCGAGCTAGGGGAGTCGGAGTTGATGAACTCGGCTGCGACGCAAATCCAGCGGCGGTTTTATCAGGTAATTAAAGGATGCAGTAAGGGAGGAGAGATGGAATACACCTTGCGCTTTCTATGGGATTTGCTTATTATGGAGATGCTTACTTTGGGTATGTCTTCATTGTTAATTTCAGGAAGCCGGAATTAAGGTTGGTACCTAACATTTAGGGTCACAAGCTGTTCCTATTGTTTTTGTTGAAACTAGAAGAAAAGAATATAAACCACCAATGGAATGGATTGTTCTTTTCGACAGACGGCTGTTTTTATGGGATGCAGCAGCGGGGAGATTGAATTAGGGATGACCATGTCAAATATTGTAAGCAATTTTAGCTCACATTTTACCATGGATGGATTGTGATACCATGCAACATTTTGATCTCCAATTTGATGTCAATTAATGtatatattatttttctaaatggatttTCAGGGGCAGATATACACGCAGATGAACATCCAGCAAGTGTTTTCCGAAGATTTCGTTCAGCACTCCCTCTTACGGGACCCATTCCCGGCACCCGACCAGAGTAAGCCCTCAGAGTCATCCTCGTCGCTTCGATCTTTGTCGGTGGGAAGTCCGGAGTGCTCATCCCTCCTACTCACCAAGACGAGTGTTCCTTTCATGCCTGAGGTGACCGGAGAGCAAGCTTTAGTGGTTCCACCACACCAAATAGCCATGCAAGCCTATGGTCGATACCGAGATGTCCAGCTTCCAACTCCTGCAAGTGATGATGCAGCAATCACGAGAGCAATGCTTGCTATTCTCTCttcagcttcttcttcttctcctccattgCTCTACCAGTCTCTACGCCAGGATCAAGCCCAGGGGAGCCCAAGGAACCGTCCGGTGGGGCCATTTAGGCCCTATAACCCAGCCCTTGCTCCAAATCTCGAACCCAGGGCAGCGGCGCATGGCCAGAAGATGGTGAAAACGGCAATCTCTATGCTTAGAGGgatatatcatatgagatatcagACTCGTATGCAGGAGTTACGGCCGACAAGCAATCAGTTGCACCATATGATATCCGAGCGCAGGCGCCGAGAGAAGCTTAATGAGAGTTTCCATGCACTCAGAATGTTATTACCACCAGGTTCTAAGGTATGCAACTTCTTCAAGCAAGTGTAATCATATAAAAGCAACCTTAATTCCTTAACAAGTATTGAATTCGTCGATGCAGGCTGTATACTCATAATTAAATCCCATATTTCATGTTTCTTTTACCTATCTGTTGACAACCTGATCAGTTGTAGAACAATTAATGTGTCTTGTTACACAGGAACTGGGGGATCCATAATTCATTTTGACATATGTTTCATGTTCGGTCTGCTTATATGCAACAACTTGATCGGTAGCAAAGCATATTGTTGAGAAGAAGTATCGGATTGAAGTCCGTTTTAAGAACTAATGAGATTAGCTTCTGTCCATAAAAAAAGAAACAGGATTTCTGCGGTACTCAAAAAGTACCGTAGAATGCTGTGTATTGTTAGATGCCATTCATTACAAAATGGACGGCCCTTGACATGGATTTTTCATTCACCGACATTAATTGTAGGCTTTTAATTTATATCCAGTCTCACTTTTTATACTCGTTATAACTATCTCTGACAGCTTGATTAGAAGAATAGTACAACAAGAAGTTATCAGATGAACAATCTTTTGAcatgttcttttttattttttccttgcaACAGAAGGACAAGGCATCAGTGCTTGCCAACACAAAGGACTATGTGAATACTTTAAAAGCTCAAATCTCTGAGCTAGAAGAGAGAAACCGAATGCTAGAATTGCAACTTCAACCTGCTGTTGAAATTACAGAAGTTGGTGATTCAACAGAAACAGTAGAAGTTCAGATAACAAGGGCGTCCGAATCAACATCACAAACCCAAAGAATCAACCTTAGAATTACAGTTAGGGTAGAATGTGATATGATTGATTTAGTTCTCCGCATACTTAAATGCCTGAAAGAGATGGGAAATATCAGCTTAGTATCAGTGGATGCAAGCACAGGTCCACCACAAACGAATACATTTGCAAGCTCAAATTTCACACTACAAGTTCAGGTACGGAATATAGTTTCAAATGTCCATCGTTTATTTGATAATACTCATTTGGAATTGCTGCCAATATTATTGTTGATACAATGCTAAAAAAACTGATGAACTACAAGTTGGACAACTTTTATTTCACTTCCAAAAATTCtactttaaaataattttgacatattAACAAGATGTTCAGTTTAACTTTTAATCCAAAGAAATTCATGTTTGTAAGAGTTTATGCCTAAACTACTCTTTAAAGGGGAAAGATCCCAAATTACTATTGTAGATTATAATGGAAACAAGTtggtaaaaaaaattgaatcttagCATTTCAACAAACTAAAGaaaaattttcttagaaaaaagacAGAAGCTTTTATATTTAGAAATGTGATCTCAAGAAAATTATGTTTCTACTAGTATAAACTTGAACTATATTTCATTCCTTGCAGTCCAATTGTTTTGTTAATAACCCTTCCAAAAAGATCAAAGGACATGAAGCAGGGAACAAAGCAAGAGCAAAGGACCTttgcttttttccttttttttttttcaaggcaAGGAATAAAATGTACTAAAGCATTGCATGATTAGGAGAATAGAATAAAGTTATAAACACATCTTATTTTATGCAAGGTTAAAAGCAACTCTTCAAAGTATTAGGAAATTTTTAGGCGCCCTCTTCATGCAGGCTTTTTAACTTTTGAGAATTCCCTTTGTATCCTTTACTGAATGGTTGTCAATGACTGGGTCCATAATAAACATCTATAACTCGTATTACAATTTTGACTGTCCCACCAAATGTTTGAGCCAATGGATGGACTTAAAACAgctaggtcaatttcttcctccTGTACATGTTAACATATAATCGCTTCGACTGTGTCAATTTTTAATGGAAAAGACATCTAATGTGATCTTTTAATAAGGCCGACGGATTTTATTAAGTTCTAACGCTCGCCAACATCATAACCTCCTGATCTTTCTGGCTGTCAAACTAATCAAACACCACGAATTTTAATTAATACGTGTAGGCTCGTTCAGCCACAAAGTTGCTTGAATTGAGATCACTGATGCATGATAACCGGACCAACTGGAGAATCGTTTCTTGTCACTCCATATACTAATATATCTTCATATATATACTCTGTAGTCCATTATGAAACACATATGACGCGAAGTTTCCTTTGTAATTATCAAGGCTTCGTCTACTTCAtatcaatgaaaaaaataatacggAGGGTGCTGCCATTGATGTCACAGGCCAGTGATTGGGACGAGGAGACGTTCAAGGAAGCCGTAACCAGGGTGGTTGACGGTTTGGTGGCGCGACCAGCAACCACAACTTCTTGACCTCCAATATTTTAATACATATAGAGATAGAGCACGAGGAGCtgcatgacatccaattctatTCAAAGATGGAAAAATCTAGACAAGGAAGGCAATATGGATTCTTGGATTCTCCAATTGGACGGAGGCGGGCTGGGTGTCCTTTTGGTGGCTCGACCTCATTGACTGCAGTTTGAATGGGTCTAAAGTTGGATATAGGGAGCCATACCAAAGCCGGGTGCAGTGAAGGATGGGAAACTCCCCTTAGCTTTAATCTCCATCCACTGCCTACAATTTTGTTCTTTTAAATTAACACATACGGATATTTAAGTGTGGTCAGGATAAAAATTTTGATGTAGTTTCGTGATTAAATTCTTGCTGTTTACGTAAAATGGCCAAGAGACGGCGGCTTTGACCGACCAATAGAATTAGATTTTTTTGGTAATCACTTTGTTCCATCAGGTATgtggatcatttttttttagtGTGATTTGAGATTTAGTATGCTGCTTGGCGATTAAATTTTGTTGTTTGAGTAAAGAGGCCTTCCGACGGCGAATTTGACTGACTAGTAGTGATTCTATTAATAATTACTTCATTCTCGTGGGTTATATCTTCATTTGTACATCATGCTTGCTCCACCTGATGCGCCACCTTTCTCTATCCCCTGTCAACATCATGGTCCCAAGCTTGGACACTTTGTTGAAAATATTTGGAAAATTATACCATTGCTGCAGTTTGGAAGCAAATAATTTTTGCTGGGGAATTAATGAATAGAGTTTACTTGAGAGGATTTTGCTACGGtacttcaaaaattatttttatttttttaatctattttgaaCCGTCGGATTTGTTGTGGTGGAGAGTGAGAGACTTCATTAGTCTCATATTAATTGTGagtcaagaaaaattttgatttatataagaGAATCATCCTTTCCACATGAGGcgtcttttaaaggataaaatcgtgaGCTTTATAGGACAGAGCGGACAATATCTCATATGTCGAGCTATGAGCTCCTAACCGTAATATTGGTACCCACCGTGGGGCCGATGCACCTCCTTCGGACCGTGAGGTTCCTCCCACCCACACTCCATGGGCTGtggtaaaaataaaaaggagggcAACTCCTATCCGTACACAGACTCCCTCTTGACTGGAAGGCTATATTGTGTTGTAAAATGGGGGCTTCATTAGTCCtacattggttgtgagtcaaaAAAGACTCTGATTTATATAGGAAGGACTATCTTTCTCACGTGAGAtaccttttaaaggataaaaccgTGAGACCCATGGATCAGAATAGACAATACCTCATGTGCCGAGCCATAAGCTCCTGACCGCAACATCTATGTTGTGGTGTAGAGTGAGAGTGATTTATATAGAAAGGATCATCCTTCCCACGTGAGgtgccttttaaaggacaaaaccgtgaagCCCGTAggtcagagcggacaatacctcacgtgccgAACCATGAGCCTCTACCGCAACATTGGCGCCCACTGTGGGGCAAATGCGCCTCCTTCAGACTGTGGGGTTCCTCCCACCCACACACCAGTCTGTGGTTAAAAAAAGGAGGGTACCTCCCATCCGTATACAGACTCCCCTAGGAACTGTGGTAAAAACAAAGAGGATATCTTCCATCCGTACACAGACCCCCCAGTGGCTGTGGTAAAAATAAGGAGGGCAACTCCCGTCCGTACACAGACTCCTCCTTGACTGGAGGGCTATATTGTGATGTATAGTGGGAACTTCATTAGTCCTATATGACTGGGGTGCTATATTGTGATGTATAGTGGAAActtcattagtcccacattggttatGAGTCAAGGGAGACTCTGATTTATATAGGAGAGGATCATTCTTGCCATatgaggcatcttttaaaggacaaaaacgTAAGGCCTATGGGCCagagtggacaatacctcacatgccGAGCCATGAGCCCCTGACCACAAtaggattaaatatggactatttAGATTTCAGTTCGATTTTGGAGTACTCGTGCACATAGCTGATACAGTAAATATTTCAAAGATTAAGATTATTTTAGTCCAtaattaaattgattttttttttcaaaaagcttTTTCTTCTTCCATGGGCCACCAAGGGGTGGTGAAGCCGTGGGTGCCGAGGGTTGGGGGGTAGCGGCAATAGTGGTGGCATGAAGAAGCCATGGGCCGCTGACGGCTGGGTGTACTGTAGCGACGGCATGCTGAAGCAACGGACCGAGGTCGGTGGGTGGGGAGGTGGGACTAAGAGCACAGAAGAGGCACCAACGTCGAAACATGGGGGAAGAGGGAGGAGTCATGAACCACCAGGGGAGTTGGGGGGGTGGTGGTGGCTCGAAGGAGACATGGGCTGCTGGTGGAGGGGGGGTGAGAGAGTCAGGACCACCAGAGGTTTGGGGGAGGTGGGTTGGAGGAGGCGCCAGTCCTGCGAGAATCAGGAGATGGGGAGGGGGCCGGGTGGTGGCATGGGGGGGGTGGTGGGGACAGCACGGAGAAGCGGGGAGGAATGAGGGGGTCGGGTGGTGGCGTGGGGGGGCCtgggggggtgggggtgggggaggCATGGAGGAGTCGCAGACCACGAGGGGGGTTTGGGGGGGAGATGGTGGCTCGGAGGAGTGACGGACCGTGGGTGGGGGTTGAGGGGGTGCACAGAGAACGGAGGTGGCATAAGGAGGGTTGGGTGGTCGGGGAGGAGACGTGAGGGGCCAGGGGAAAGGGGCGAGGGGTAGCACAAAGAAGCCGCGAGTGGCGCCGATGGAAGTGGGGTTTTGGGCGGGTGAAGCcacgaaaaaaagaaaaggaagaaaaaaataaaataaaataaaatattattttttaaaaaataatatatatatatataaataataatatataatattttaaatatttttataataatatattataaaatagcaTCATAGTaagattttatttgaaatattcttcTTCACGTAGCTTATTTTGGTGGGGCTCATGTAAGGAGTGTTATCTCTCTGATACCGCCCGTATTCCACAAAATTTGGTATATTGGCAGGATTACAATTGGTTGAAGCATTAGCATTAATTTTGTGTCATCACAAAAATAAAATGCGGTTAATATGTTCTCAGGCTTCATAATCTAATTCATGAAGTTTTGTGTGAATAAGGGAAATTTACAGATTATGGGATACTGTTGATAATCTGACGTTTACAGTCGCAAATTCAgttctattttgatttttttttttttttttttttgcatcttccGTTCTTTACCTTAGAAAAGTCAATTCATATTATCTCGTTGCTTTTCCAAGGTCATGGTTCATTGTTATCCACTTGAGGTACATGACAAGTTTCGCATAGGGTCACATCATGTACCACTCCATTTTCGAAAATTCTAGGTGCACTTTGTGGTTGAAATTGGGCACAACTTCAGGCTGCCACCAGCCACGTATCCAAATTATAAATTACTCTAAAGCACCATTTATATCATCGAATGTTATGCAACATTTAATGACCATCATCGATACGTCATCAATGGCATGCAATTCCTTTGTGTTTGATAACTACCCATCTTTTGATAATAACCACTCATATTAGCAAACAATGCACCACAGCGGATTCTTGCTCATAGAAAATTTCAATATCCCGAATTGTA contains the following coding sequences:
- the LOC105041454 gene encoding putative transcription factor bHLH041, with the protein product MPLPISLMDSVFLLGAEARGCFLQSAARILGCSYICLWTPLPHQSNHLASIGGWHHEDDSSHPSSSSGSLSRRLFEAYRNSAFSMDSGCVPGLAYKGRIPYIELGESELMNSAATQIQRRFYQEAGIKTAVFMGCSSGEIELGMTMSNIGQIYTQMNIQQVFSEDFVQHSLLRDPFPAPDQSKPSESSSSLRSLSVGSPECSSLLLTKTSVPFMPEVTGEQALVVPPHQIAMQAYGRYRDVQLPTPASDDAAITRAMLAILSSASSSSPPLLYQSLRQDQAQGSPRNRPVGPFRPYNPALAPNLEPRAAAHGQKMVKTAISMLRGIYHMRYQTRMQELRPTSNQLHHMISERRRREKLNESFHALRMLLPPGSKKDKASVLANTKDYVNTLKAQISELEERNRMLELQLQPAVEITEVGDSTETVEVQITRASESTSQTQRINLRITVRVECDMIDLVLRILKCLKEMGNISLVSVDASTGPPQTNTFASSNFTLQVQASDWDEETFKEAVTRVVDGLVARPATTTS